The following proteins come from a genomic window of bacterium:
- a CDS encoding LptF/LptG family permease, whose product MRILDRYLIRKFFFPFICCMLTLILLYIIRDLIANLEDYVESSSFTPYEILKRYIISIPLIIVIVSPIANMLAVIYSLGNLSMHNEISAMRASGISISRILLPFILVGLLITLSIFSINKYLAQGSNSLMMQEIQNKNNSTEKSGGIISNIFLYDKDRCLYNIKKFDVLTSEMEKIDIKYFFAEKEEKVIRRRIYADRGTIKGEKWILFSGRIENFNEEGRLDKVNPGENFQSMELETGIDGEEVIQHKNAGNTGIFSPNIDKYHQASLPFINLVVIFLAVPFTINITKRGGAFAGIALSMIIFFSYYIIYQVSIAAGREGLINPVLSAWIPHIVFSAVGIGFLIKVRR is encoded by the coding sequence ATGAGGATTTTAGACCGTTACCTTATCAGAAAATTCTTTTTCCCTTTTATATGCTGTATGCTGACCCTTATTCTTCTGTATATTATCCGGGACCTTATCGCCAACCTTGAAGATTATGTCGAAAGCAGCTCGTTCACACCTTATGAAATACTGAAAAGGTATATCATTTCCATACCTTTAATCATAGTAATAGTGTCCCCGATCGCCAACATGCTCGCTGTTATATACTCCCTCGGGAACTTAAGCATGCACAATGAAATCAGCGCCATGAGGGCAAGCGGTATCAGTATTTCCAGGATTCTTCTTCCCTTTATTCTTGTCGGTCTTTTAATAACATTATCCATTTTCTCTATCAATAAATATCTTGCCCAGGGCTCAAATTCCCTTATGATGCAGGAAATACAGAATAAAAACAATTCCACGGAAAAATCCGGGGGAATCATATCCAATATCTTCCTGTACGATAAAGACAGATGCCTGTACAACATTAAAAAGTTTGATGTTTTAACATCCGAAATGGAAAAAATAGACATCAAATACTTTTTCGCTGAAAAAGAAGAGAAGGTCATCAGGAGGCGCATATACGCGGACAGGGGGACGATCAAAGGGGAAAAATGGATATTATTCAGCGGTAGAATAGAAAATTTCAATGAAGAAGGCAGATTAGACAAGGTAAATCCCGGAGAAAACTTCCAAAGCATGGAACTCGAGACAGGAATTGACGGGGAAGAAGTGATACAACATAAGAATGCGGGAAATACCGGTATTTTCTCGCCCAACATCGATAAATACCATCAAGCATCACTGCCTTTCATCAACCTTGTTGTCATTTTCCTTGCCGTGCCGTTTACAATAAATATAACAAAACGGGGGGGAGCCTTCGCGGGCATCGCGCTAAGCATGATAATTTTCTTCTCGTATTATATCATATACCAGGTTTCCATCGCGGCGGGCCGGGAAGGATTGATAAATCCGGTTTTATCCGCGTGGATACCTCATATTGTATTTTCCGCCGTGGGCATAGGGTTTCTTATAAAAGTGCGCCGGTAG